In Bacillota bacterium, the genomic window GATCTCAGCTATCAAACTGGAACACCCTCTGTGTGTGCTTCACGGGGCTATCCTTTCGCGGCTCAGGCTCATTATTCCTTTACTGCGGTCAGTAGCAGCCGGGCTGCAATACCCCTGCGATCTTCCAGTCTTTAGCCATGCCGTCCGGCCAGGTACTCATTCAACCTGGCCTTGATCTCTTGCCTATCCGTGAAATCGCGGATTGGGATCACTGCAGGTGCCGCTCCCGCCAGCACACCCACCAGACTCGGTGAAGCCATGACGATGTCGGCCCCAGCACCTTTGGCCGTGCTGACATCGGTAGCCTCGACCTTAGCTTTAATCCTGAGCTCGGCCAGTACATCCTCGACGTACATCCGGAGCATGAGGCTGCTACCCATTCCCACGCCGCAGACAGTCAGGATCTTGAGTGGGCTTGGCCGCTGCATTGGGACCACTCCCCTCTCAGCAATCGGTGAACAACTAGATAACGTGCCAGCGCGACCGGTACCGCTCGATATACGCCGCATTGGCTTCATGTCCACCCGGCACGTTCCCGCTCGTCCAGACAGGTGGATGAATGCCGTGAAGCGCCAGGCGGGAAGCTGTCTCGGCCACAAGACTATTGCAGATGGCGGCGCAGGCCACCGTTGACAGCGGAGCCACCCGGGGCGCTCCTTCACATATCTCAATTGCAGCATCTCCATATGGCACGCGATTGTCAATAACCACGTCGGCTATCTCGTATAGCTTCTTGCCGCTGGAGTGTCCCGGAGGAACAGCGCGCGAATGTACGAGAGAGGTGATGCCAATCACCTTCAGGCCTCTCTCCCGTGCGGCCAAAGCCACATCGACCGGAGCGGGATTCTTCCCGGATTGGGAAATCACAAGGACGACCTCTCCGGGCCGGGCATCGTGGTGAGTGAAGACAATTCGACCGAAACCCTCCAGGCGTTCGAGATCGCTGGATTTCATGAAGCCTCCCAGCGCCGTCAGGTCTGCGTCCAGAATCGGGCTGACTGGAACCAATCCGCCCGCTCTCGCGAACATCTCCTCAGCCAGAGTATGGGAGTGGCCGGCGCCAAAGACATGCACCATCCCGCCATCCAGAATCGTTTTGGTAATCAGATCAGATCCAGCCTTGATGTTCTCTGCCTGCGTATCCCTGATTTCCTTCAAGGTGCTGCAGGCCAGGTCAAAGTAGGTAAGAAAGGCCGACAATTGCTTCCCTCCCCTTCCGAACAACGGCGGGGCGCCAGTCCGCGAGGCGACCCTGGCGCCCCAGGTCCATACATAGGAAATCGCTACATGAATAGCGCAAGTAACGGCTTGAAGACCAGGATCAGGATATACCAGTCGGGGTCAGCCATCAAGGCCAGCTGCGAGGCTGTGGTAGATAGCATTGGAGCGGTGATAGCCTGGCCGAAGGCGAGGAGTGCACCCATCAGTGCTCCACCCAGAATGGCGCCCCTGATGCCGCCCGTGGAGTTGCCGAACACGCCCGCCGCGCCGCCGGGGAAGAAAAGCTGGATCATGGGCGGAATGATCACCGCAAAGCCCGTGGCCCCGAAGACGAGCATGAGGACCAGGAACATTGCCGTGGCGGACAGGAACCCAATGATCACGCCCATCGGCGCATAGTTGAAGACGATGGGGCAGTCCAAAGCCGGCTTGGCGTTGGGCACTATCCTGGTAGCGATGCCTCGGAAAGCGGGGACGATTTCTGCAAGGATCATCCGTACGCCAATCAAGAGTACAGTAGTTCCGGCGCCAAACTTGAAGCCCTCAAGTAAGGCGTAGATGATGTAATTCATGGAGCCAGCCTGCTTGGAAACAAAACTCTGGCCGGCGAACAGGGCAGCGATCACCGCGACCAGGCTGACCACCACGCTCGTTCCAACCGTCACGTCCTTAATGAAACTGATGTTTTCCGGCAAAGTAACCTTCTCCGTACTCTGCTCGGGCTTACCGACAAAGCGCCCAAGGACGCTGGCCAACCACGCTCCCGAGGACGATGTGTGGCCGAAAGCCACAGCACCGGACTCAGTCACTCGGGTCATTGCCCGATGGATGAAAGCCGGCTGCAGCGTCCAGTAGAGGCCCATGATGACTGAGCCGACCACCACCATGGACGTCATGGAGGCGTTGGGGGAGACCTCTTTCATCACTGCCAGCATGACGAGTGAGACCCAGAACATCAGGTGACCGGTGAGGTAAATGTACTTAAAGGGAGTAAGTCGGGCAAGGATCACATTGATGAGAAATCCGAATGTCATGATTAGAGCGGCGGCACCGCTGTATGTGGCCATGAACTTGTCTAAACCCATCCCCTTGTCAGGCACGGGAGTGATGCCGAACGCTTGCTGGATGATTGGTGTGAAGTTGTTCAAAGCCTGCACAATGACTCCGGCGCCGATCACCAGGATAAGAAACCCGGCCATAGTTTTGATCGTACCCATGACAGTGTCGCTGAAGGATTTCCGCTGAGCAACTAGCCCAACCATTGCTACAAGCGCTATCAGCACCGCCGGCTGCCCGAAAATGTTGGTCGCCAGGAAGCTAGCAATGGCCTCAAACGTTGACATGCTCGTCAACCTCCTCTTTATTCGGTTCTTGCCCAGACACGAGACATCGCTTCTTGACAAAAGGCCGCTGGGGTCCGAACACACCACGGATATCAGCACTGACGCTCGCCGGAAAGATTAGGCTTACTCCCTTTATCACCCCCTCCCGAGTCGGCTCGGAGGATACCAAGTACCTGACTCTTGCTTCGAGCGTGCCGGAGACCCTTGACCTGCTCCCTGTTCCCGAGGATCCGGGCCAGGCGCGACAGAGCGTTCAAATGAGAATCGTGGTCTATCGCCCCGAAGGCAAAGACCAGATGGACCGGATCATTGAGCCCGGCTCCAAACATCACTGGGGAGGCCAACTGTACAAGGCTCATGCAGATGGTCTTTACGCCGGTCTCAGGGCGGGCATGAGCAAGCGCGACCCCCGGCACCACCACGACGTACGGACCCATCTCCCTGATCGTGTCAACCATGGCCTCAACATAGGAGTCCACCACTCCTCCAGTATCGACCAGGAGCCTGCCGGCGGCGCGAACTGCGTCTTCCCAACAACTCGCAGTCACTCGAAGTCCAATGGTTTCCCTGGTAAGGAGATCAGTGAGCATCGGCCTGCCTCCTCTGACAAGCTCACCCTGCAGCCTGGATATGTAGTGGAGTAGAGCAGCGTGGAGCCTATCAGGGTCAGTGATTCTTGCATGTTTGGCTACTAGAGATGTAATGTCATCCACGACCGCCGTTGTCAGCGACCTATCGGGGTTCCTTTCGCCGGGGAGGCGAACAGAATATGGAGGCGCAGCATTCCTCCGTTCCCTGCCGGCATCGTGTGGCTTATTCGTCTCAGTCAAACGCAAGTCAACCAGGAAAGCGGACACCCTTGCCACGTCGGGCGGTGGCAACAGTGGATTAACGTACAAAACCGGCCCAAGTGCGGTGGGTACCGGTACGGTGCTGATGATCAGGTCAAAGGCTCTCCTGGAAAGGCTCTTGGCCTGCCGCAAGGAGTGCACACCTGCGATCTCCAGCAGGGGAAATTCGGTGTTCAGGCGCGAGGCCAACAGGTTGGCAGTCCCCACACCAGTTGCGCAAAC contains:
- a CDS encoding PTS sugar transporter subunit IIB, with protein sequence MQRPSPLKILTVCGVGMGSSLMLRMYVEDVLAELRIKAKVEATDVSTAKGAGADIVMASPSLVGVLAGAAPAVIPIRDFTDRQEIKARLNEYLAGRHG
- a CDS encoding SIS domain-containing protein, with amino-acid sequence MSAFLTYFDLACSTLKEIRDTQAENIKAGSDLITKTILDGGMVHVFGAGHSHTLAEEMFARAGGLVPVSPILDADLTALGGFMKSSDLERLEGFGRIVFTHHDARPGEVVLVISQSGKNPAPVDVALAARERGLKVIGITSLVHSRAVPPGHSSGKKLYEIADVVIDNRVPYGDAAIEICEGAPRVAPLSTVACAAICNSLVAETASRLALHGIHPPVWTSGNVPGGHEANAAYIERYRSRWHVI
- a CDS encoding PTS ascorbate transporter subunit IIC, coding for MSTFEAIASFLATNIFGQPAVLIALVAMVGLVAQRKSFSDTVMGTIKTMAGFLILVIGAGVIVQALNNFTPIIQQAFGITPVPDKGMGLDKFMATYSGAAALIMTFGFLINVILARLTPFKYIYLTGHLMFWVSLVMLAVMKEVSPNASMTSMVVVGSVIMGLYWTLQPAFIHRAMTRVTESGAVAFGHTSSSGAWLASVLGRFVGKPEQSTEKVTLPENISFIKDVTVGTSVVVSLVAVIAALFAGQSFVSKQAGSMNYIIYALLEGFKFGAGTTVLLIGVRMILAEIVPAFRGIATRIVPNAKPALDCPIVFNYAPMGVIIGFLSATAMFLVLMLVFGATGFAVIIPPMIQLFFPGGAAGVFGNSTGGIRGAILGGALMGALLAFGQAITAPMLSTTASQLALMADPDWYILILVFKPLLALFM